A region of the Neomicrococcus lactis genome:
TCCGGCGAAGAGATCGGACTCGGGGAAGGACGTCTCCACCGTGGACTCGATGAGCGTGTAATCCTCAAACGGATATACCTCTTTTTCGAGCTCGCGCGGGACGGCGAAGAAGAAGCCTTGCGGATCAATCTGCGTGTGGTGGGACAGCAACGCTTGGTCACGGAGGCCAAAGTATTCGCTCGCATAAATACGGGACGTATTCTTGTGGCGCTGTGCGCGCACCATCCAGCTATCCGGATCCCCTTCGGCTGCCTCGAGACGCCATGTGTACGGCGATTCCAGACCGCGCTCCACCATCGCTTCATGCAGCGAAGTGAATCGCTCCGTATTCATGGAGTTGTCATAGTAGACCTTGGGAATTTGCCATGCTTCGCCGAGTTCGGGGTGGTACTCAGGGTCAGCGGCGGCCTTGAAGGCGAAGACCGAAATCACGTGCGTGTGGATGTGGTCCGGGTGTGGGTAACCGCCGAACTCGTTGTACGTGGTCATGACGTGCGGACGGAATTCGCGAATGACCTTGACCAGCGGGACGGCCGCGATCTCTACGGGGATCGTGGCGAAAGCCCCGAATGGAAGCGGCGGAAGCGGGTCGCCCTCGGGCAAACCGGAATCCACGTAGCCCAGCCAGGTCTGCTTGATGCCGAGCGTCTGGGCTGCATTGGCCATTTCTTGGTGGCGAAGACCTGCCAAGTCGCGGTGTGCGTGAGCCACTTCGTCGGCGTCCTTGTTGAGGATGTCACCACGTTCGCCGCCCGTGCAGCTCACCACGAGAACTTCAGCGCCGGCAGCAATGTACGCCGCGCTCGTTGCAGCACCCTTCGAGGACTCGTCATCCGGGTGTGCGTGAACCGCCATCAACCGGAAGCCGGTGGAGTCAGGTAACGCGGTCACTGCTGATTGGTCCACGAGGTGGTCTCCTTGAGTAGAGTAGTAGGGATGAATCCCCAGACCCACGCTCCAGACGCGCATGGGGCACAAGACTCTAGTTTAACTAATCGTTACGGCACTCCGAAGCAACCGCTCTCGCGACGCCTCAAGACGACACTTGTTGTAGCCGGACTTTTGCTTGCCGTGCTTGCCGCCCTTTGGCTGTCGATTGCCAATACGGATAAGTTCACGTCCAAAGACATCGCGTTCAATATACAGTCGCCCGAGTTGGTGACAGTCACTTTTGACCTGACACGCAATGTCAATGACACGGTGGAATGCTCCGCGCAAGTGCTCAGTGAGCAAAAGGCGATTGTGGGCTGGAAATCCGTCACTTTCGGGCCTGAGGAATCCAGTTCCATTACCACGACGCCGCAGCCCGGCTCCGAATCAATCTCCACTGTTGCGCGTACTGGTGACTCCATCACGCAGCGCGCTATGGTCAACGTGCGGTCAAGTTACCAGGGCGTAAGCGGCGGAGTTTCAACGTGCTGGGTACTGGATAAATAGCGGCAAAATTTCCGCCACGACCTTGACGAATATCACTTCCTAACTAGGTATCTGGCGAGTTCTTCGGTAGAATTACTTGATTACATGAGTTGCGCCCCGTCCATGCGCGGCTTTGAACCAGCAGGAATTTATGTCTGGTACAAGGTCTAGCTGACGGGGTCTTTGCTTGCATCATTGGAATTACGCAATATCGAATATTTGACGCACCGATGGTGCTCACATGCCGAGCACGCCTCC
Encoded here:
- a CDS encoding DUF4307 domain-containing protein, producing the protein MNPQTHAPDAHGAQDSSLTNRYGTPKQPLSRRLKTTLVVAGLLLAVLAALWLSIANTDKFTSKDIAFNIQSPELVTVTFDLTRNVNDTVECSAQVLSEQKAIVGWKSVTFGPEESSSITTTPQPGSESISTVARTGDSITQRAMVNVRSSYQGVSGGVSTCWVLDK
- the mca gene encoding mycothiol conjugate amidase Mca; translated protein: MDQSAVTALPDSTGFRLMAVHAHPDDESSKGAATSAAYIAAGAEVLVVSCTGGERGDILNKDADEVAHAHRDLAGLRHQEMANAAQTLGIKQTWLGYVDSGLPEGDPLPPLPFGAFATIPVEIAAVPLVKVIREFRPHVMTTYNEFGGYPHPDHIHTHVISVFAFKAAADPEYHPELGEAWQIPKVYYDNSMNTERFTSLHEAMVERGLESPYTWRLEAAEGDPDSWMVRAQRHKNTSRIYASEYFGLRDQALLSHHTQIDPQGFFFAVPRELEKEVYPFEDYTLIESTVETSFPESDLFAGLR